Part of the Capricornis sumatraensis isolate serow.1 chromosome 9, serow.2, whole genome shotgun sequence genome, cccatgtacttcttcctcagtCAGCTCTCCCTCATGGACCTGATGTTGGTGTGCACCAATGTGCCTAAGATGGCGGTCAACTTCCTGTCTGGCAGGAAGTCCATCTCCTTTGTGGGTTGTGGCATACAAATGGGTCTTTTTGTCTCTCTCATGGGATCTGAAGGGCTCTTGCTGGGACTTATGGCttatgaccgctatgtggccattaGCCATCCACTTCACTATCTTATCCTCATGAGTCAGAGGGTCTGTCTCCAGATTGTTGGGAGCTCCTGGGCCTTTGGGATAATAGATGGTTTGATCCAGATGGTGATAGTAATGACATTTCCTTTCTGTGGCTTGAGGGAGGTGGACCACTTCTTTTGTGAGATGTTATCCTTAATGAAGCTGGCCTGTGCAGACACATCTATTTTtgagaattttgcttttgtttgctgcATCATCATGTTGTTTCTTCCCTTCTCCATTATCGTGGCCTCCTACACTCACATCCTGAAAACTGTGCTCCACATGTACTCTACTCAAGCTGGTAAAAAGGCTCTGGCCACATGTTCCTCCCACCTGACAGCTGTATTCCTCTTCTATGGGGCAGCCATGTTCATCTACCTGAGACCTAGGAGCTACCGGGCCCCAAGCCATGACAAGGTAGTATCTATCTTCTACACAGTCCTTACTCCTATGCTCAACCCCCTCATTTATAGCTTGAGAAACCAGGAGGCGATGGCAGCCCTGAAGAAAGGGCTGGACCATTGCAGAATTGGCAACCAAACCTGAACTTCAGGCCAGATATTGTCACTCTGTGATGTTGGATAAATAAACTCTATGTGAGGCtcagttattttattaataagagaATCATGAAACCTGAAGCATTGAAGAGGTCTTTTTAAATCCCAAGGAACTATTATCTGACtctgattggaaaagaaaaaaaaaaaaaaagcctttcccCTTCCATTGTTTTTTGACTgatcattttgtttaaaatggaATGCAGGATTTTGTAAACTCAAGAGCAGTGTGGAAATAAGACACTGGGATTTTGGTCTCTTAAATTGAAATTGTTCATACTATCAGAGAATGCCCTGACCCTAACTTCCTCACTGATAATCTCCGCCATAGAGTCAgagcctgctgctactgctgctactaagttgtttcagtcgtgtccgactctgtgcaaccccatagatggcagcccaccaggctcccccatccctgggattctccaggcaagaacactggagtgggttgccattgccttctccaatgcataaaagtgaaaagtgaaagtgaagtcactcagtcgtgtctgactcttcgtgaccccctggactgcagcctaccaggctcctctgtccatgggattttcaaggcaagagtattggagtgggttgccattgccttctccagagtcagAGCCTATTATGTGACAAACACAATGCTTTGTTCCTTATATGTTTATAAAGGTATCACTTATCTTGTATTTATATGTCTAACACAGATATACCCTCACACTACTGTCTTAGATGAAATACTTCTAGATGACAAAAAAAGAAGTTAGTAAAATTCTCTAGAGAATGTGAATGCTTCACCCTAGTACTAGAATCATTATAATGACtttctgaaagaataaaaatgcagTCTTTTAGATTCATGATGAAAAAAGTAAGTACTTGCTTATTGGTATATTCACATAAAGATATgcataaatgttatatatatatgcaagctTCTAATGAAatcaatcatattttttaaatttgtttgtaATTGAAGGATgaatgctttacaatattggtgtgatttctgccacacatcaacatgaactagccataggtgtatatatgccccctccctcttgaagctccctcccaccccgctaccccttttcctgcccctctaggttgttagagccccagtttgagtttcctgagtcatatagcaaatttccATTGAATCAGCCATATTTTATCATTTCAGTTTCTatcaataaaataggaaaattagCTATATTATTTCTCTTTGGGGGATTAAGATTGAAACATAAATGGGAGAATTTGATCtgttatttcaaatttattttcac contains:
- the LOC138085250 gene encoding olfactory receptor 2V2-like, which gives rise to MEIWLNQSSDDFVLLGIFSHSPTDFVLFSAVMMVFIVALCGNVLLICLIFMDSRLHTPMYFFLSQLSLMDLMLVCTNVPKMAVNFLSGRKSISFVGCGIQMGLFVSLMGSEGLLLGLMAYDRYVAISHPLHYLILMSQRVCLQIVGSSWAFGIIDGLIQMVIVMTFPFCGLREVDHFFCEMLSLMKLACADTSIFENFAFVCCIIMLFLPFSIIVASYTHILKTVLHMYSTQAGKKALATCSSHLTAVFLFYGAAMFIYLRPRSYRAPSHDKVVSIFYTVLTPMLNPLIYSLRNQEAMAALKKGLDHCRIGNQT